GAAGGGCATTTGGGTCTGGGATGAGGCTGAGGAGCCCGTGGCGATTGAGGGCTTTGTTACCGACATCACCGATCGCAAGCGGGTCGAAGAAGCCCTGAAGGCCGAGCAGGAAGAATCGGAGCGGCTGCTGCTCAACATTCTGCCTCAGCCCATCGCCGAGGAGCTAAAGCGTGAGCAGAAGTCGATCGCTTATCGCTTTGATGAGGTGACGATCTTGTTTGCCGATATCGTCAACTTCACTGGGCTTTCTTCAGCGGTTTCACCGGCTGAGCTAGTCGATACGCTCAATCAGGTGTTCTCGACCTTCGACCGGCTGGCTGAAAAGCACGGCCTGGAAAAAATCAAGACCATTGGCGATGCCTACATGGTAGTGGGCGGGCTACCGCAGCAGATGACCCGCCATGCGGAAGCAGTGGCTCAAATGGCGCTGGACATGCAGCAAGCCATCAGCCTATTCAAGCGGAGCGACGATAACAGCCCCTTTAACCTGCGAATTGGCATGGACACAGGGCCAGTCGTCGCTGGTGTGATTGGCATGAAGAAGTTCTCCTATGACCTCTGGGGCGATGCTGTCAATGTCGCTAGCCGTATGGAGTCGCAGGGCCAGCCCAACCGGATTCAGGTGACGGCGAACCTTTATGAGCAGTTAAAAGACAGCTACCAGTTTGAGCGGCGCGGCATTATCGATGTCAAAGGCAAGGGCCTGATGACGACCTACTGGCTGCTGGGCCAGAAGTGAGCTGATCACAACCCGCTATGCCCAATCCCTCAACGGTGATTGCCATGCCGCTGAGGATGCTGGATGATCAGGGTGGTTTCCGGCTGCTCTCATGCCCACAGATATCCTTGAACGAATTCGTCAGGACTACCAGCGATTCCCCTACGACCAGAGCTACGACCTCTACGCCAAAGGGGTCTGTTTCAAAGATCCGCTGACTCAATTTCAGGGCGTTGACCGCTATCGCCAGATGATCGGCTTCATGGCGCGGTGGTTTAAGGCAGTCCAGCTTGACCTACACGCCATTGAGCAGCCAACGGCAGAGCTGATCAAAACTCACTGGACTTTGAGCTGGACGGCTCCGGTTCCCTGGCAGCCCCGCATGAGTATCTCTGGTCGGAGCGAGCTGCGGCTGAACGAAGCTGGCCTGATTTGCGCCCACATCGACTACTGGAACTGCTCTCGCCTATCCGTACTACGTCAACTGTTTGGTGGGTAGTGAATAGGATGGACAAAGGGCGATAGCCCATCTTTTAGGGACATGAGCTTTGATGAGCACGCTTTGCTTTGCCTATCCTACGGTACCGTTTGGTCGGCAGCTCTCGTAGGTTGGGATTTGCCGAGCCTCAACCCAACAGCTTCAGGAGTTTGTTGAGTCTCGCAAGTCCCACACCAACCTACAAAACATAGCAATACGGCACGGTGGGGGTCATAGGGAGATTAGAGTGCCGCCGGTTTGGAGGGATTGGGATAGAGCGGTTAGGGTTTTGACGAGATGGGTTGCGATCGCACCTCCCGAAATCTCCGGCTCTGCCTGTCCTTGAATGCGGGCTAAGAAGTGTTTGCACACCTGGGTTAGGGGCTGGGTGCGGTCATCTGGAAGAGGCAGAGGGTCAACCCCGCTCGGCAAAAACGGCGCAGCTTCGCCCTGAATTGCGCCCTGATATAGGGTTAGCCTGTTTGGAGCCAGTTCATCAAAGACCAGCGTACCCTGGTCACCCACGACTCCCAACCGCCGCTGCTTGTCGGCATTGAGCCAGCTGACGTGTAGGGTGGCCTCAAACTGATTGGGATACACTAGCCGCACCCAACCGACATCAGCCAGCCCAGCGGGAAACAGGGGCTGGGGCTGGGGCTGCAGCCAAGCCTTGCCCCAGGCTGCAACCTGAACCGGGACGGCTTCTAGCCAAAAGTTGAGAATCGCAATGTCGTGAATTACCAGATCCCAAAGCGCATCTACATCAGAGCGCACTGGGCCGAGATGGGTGCGGGCGGCGTAGCCATAGCGCAGGCGGCCCAGGCGGTTTTCTACAAACACTTGCTTGGCGGCTTTAACGGCAGGATGGAACAGGTAGGTGTGGTCTACCACGAGCTGAAGCTGGTGCTGTGCCGCCAGGGTGCACAGTTCCTGGCAT
The window above is part of the Pseudanabaena sp. FACHB-2040 genome. Proteins encoded here:
- a CDS encoding DUF2358 domain-containing protein; amino-acid sequence: MPTDILERIRQDYQRFPYDQSYDLYAKGVCFKDPLTQFQGVDRYRQMIGFMARWFKAVQLDLHAIEQPTAELIKTHWTLSWTAPVPWQPRMSISGRSELRLNEAGLICAHIDYWNCSRLSVLRQLFGG
- a CDS encoding Gfo/Idh/MocA family oxidoreductase; amino-acid sequence: MTAPIRLAIFGLGRWGEHLVRNFLALPEARVVAVIDPQAEALARLQDQFELPDSVQGLTDWRAAMDLPGLEAVAIATPAATHYPLIKTALERHLHVLTEKPMTLAVAECQELCTLAAQHQLQLVVDHTYLFHPAVKAAKQVFVENRLGRLRYGYAARTHLGPVRSDVDALWDLVIHDIAILNFWLEAVPVQVAAWGKAWLQPQPQPLFPAGLADVGWVRLVYPNQFEATLHVSWLNADKQRRLGVVGDQGTLVFDELAPNRLTLYQGAIQGEAAPFLPSGVDPLPLPDDRTQPLTQVCKHFLARIQGQAEPEISGGAIATHLVKTLTALSQSLQTGGTLISL